The sequence ACAACATAATGCAGATCTAAAGTTCACAGACAAAGAAAATATAGCATGTGAATTTTCAGGAATATATAGACTAAATAGACTAAAACTATTGAGACAAAACGGGTAGGTTGAACTTGCATCTAAGACTTGCATGGtaactagtccaaataattatgacgtctggcaaggctattttaatttttttctggaaaggcgtcccagaaaaataataaaatagccgtcccagacgtcataattatttggactacatgGTAACATGTTGTTTCGGCCATAGACCTTTCGGCTTATAAGTCTGTTCGACCATGTTATAAAAGTCTTCTTGGCcatatacaattgagaatggaaatgggagaATAACAACTGTGACCGGAGAGCACATATTTACTCTACAAATTCGTCAcagccgggattcgaaccccaGGCGTCTGCGTGACAGTCAGTGCGTTAACCCACTGAGCCGAAGAATTGATTCCCTGACTGGCTTTATTTTTTCTACCTGTACTGAGGGGAAGCAACCCTGCTACACTGTTCCTCAAGAGtcatcatatctttatatatgagtctaaacaacacaaaccctgGCTATACTCCAGATAACCATCGTGGATTTTTTAGTTGGGCGCCAAATGTAACCGGAGAGCATGTATCTACAAATTCATATCATCACACCTGGGATTCAAACCCTGGTCGTCTGCGTGACAGTTGATTAAAACTGGCTTTATATGTTCTACCTGTACAGAGGGGAAGCAACCTCGCTACACAAcgttttatatatgaatatacatATCTGgggttttaatttttcttttgtgtttAATATGAGGTAGGCAATAGCTGTGAATGGGGACAaagttttttgatttttttttaattcaaacatgttaaaaagaGAAAAGGAAATACTGTAACGTTTCcaattttggttctgttgttagggattttaaggttttagttgtgacgttatttaagttataaaatctgaTGTTGgcaaaaaattttgaaatgttgatTATCAGTTGTCCCCATACGTCAGACAAGTTTTATCATGTTATAAATATGAGTGATAAACtcttaaatgacaaattttatatttttttgtagttaAGCAGGCGTAATAATATCAGCTTTTGCACTCTTGtgatataattaattaaaatgatCTGAAACATGTCAAAACGTTTTATTGAAAAGTCATTATATATTCTTCAGTTTTGTCAAAAAGCCTGAGAGCGTCCTTCAAAGAGGAGAAAACCCAGTTAGTCATTTAGTTATCAATTTTACAATTCAaagattttctatttttacctttattattatcatgattatgtacttatatatatcatttgtatataattataagttTGTTGAATGATTCAAAATATCAACTATATGCACATGATGTACTTGTCTCGATTTTGCCGATGTATTATGGATTTACTTactatgaatttttatatatatataataagtagtttttttccaataaccacattacataaaaacaaaagataacaGCTTGTTCCTTGTGTTATATTTAAGTAATTAATCATTATCTTAAACAAGTTTGTGTGCTTTGATATTTGTAGATAAATGGATTCTGCTGTATCATCAACAAATGGTAAACGAAAACGTGAGGACGAAgatacaaagggagataataccAATAAATGTGTTGTCAAGGAGGGATTTTCTTGGTGGACAGGTTTGATGTACGATATGCCGAAATCCATGACAAAACCACAACCTGtggacaaaaattcaaaaagttgaTGTCTACTTAGTATTAGGACTTATgtgttgaaatttttaattgtatgtttgatgtgttgatttttgtttgatttttgttttttttacttcaagaatttttgtatcaaatcaTTAAATGCTTTTCATTTCATTCTGTCAATGCATTCCATTACGTGAAGCTAAAGAATCGTTCTATGCATTTTATACACAAATAGGCACATATACACTTATCAGCATTTaagttatttgtatatatatgactTGTACTCACAAAGACTTGTTAGTGTTTATTAGATACTTTtgtccttaaaaaaaaacaaacttattaacTTGAAAATAAGGACCGTTTATAAGCAGTAAATAGAATTATTACAGTCAAAGTGATGGAAAATATTTACAAGGATCCTTTGCCAGAATGTTCATTTACCAGCTCAGGGAAAATTGTTCCAGTGCAACAAGAAAAGGACACACTAATAACTGTTGAAAATGTTGAATTGAATGATTCTGCAATTGACTTCCCATGCAAGCCAGAGAAACCCTCAGACACTGATTGTTGTGGATCAGGCTGTATTCCATGTGTTTTTGATATCTATGACCAAGAaatcaaaatatgggaacatgaATGTTCCAGACTAAGAAATAAAGCTGCACCTGGTGAGGATGACTTGGTAAGACATTTACTTACTCGGAATTTATAGTGTATATTGGAGAATGGGACCTCAACATAGGATTTATTGTGTCAAATATTATCTCTGTAATGTGTGCATTTTATGTGAGTTGATTGCccaattcaaatttaaaattagataAGGAAAccaaaaataagtttttgatATGCATTTTTACTGATGTCTATAGTATAGCCCTCAGAAGCAGTACCAGAAATCCATCTTTTGCCCTGTGCTTGTTATACatgccaaggctctgtgttgaaggccgtactttaacctataatggtttactttttaaattgtttcttggatggagagttgtctcattggcacctacaccacatcttcctatatctatatgtcAGTTTTGTAATACTTAATGCTTTAGGTCGGGCCTTGTGAAACAGATTTTGTAAGAGTTCTTTAACTGCTTTGTCTATTATTTCCtatttgataattaatttttagggccctttatagcttgctgttaggTGTGAgacaaagctccgtgttgaaggctgtcaccttgacctataatggttttcttttataagttgttaCTAGGATGGAGAATggtctcattgccaatcataccacatcttacaTCTATATAGAGTTTCATTTCAAGTCTGCTAATGCAAGGAATtggaaagtaaaaaaaaagaagatgtggtatgattgccaatgacacaactgtccacaagagattaaaatgacacagacattaacaaataagGTTACCGTACAGCCCTTAaccatgagcaaagcccatacagaatagtcagctataaaaggccctatGAGTGTTTGTTTGTACTTGGTAGAGTCTTGGTACTGTTGTACTTAAGTTGTATGGTAACTTTTTTATCATCCCCACTTCAATTATTTGGTAACATTGAATCAACAGAAATGGAAGGTATGATTCCCAACATGATAactatgtatatacatgtaaatacaatGACAGTTTATAATTTCAGTATAAAGAAAAGTCAATGTTATCAGAGCTGGAATACAGAAAGTTTACAATATCTCAGGTTTGGCCCGAGACAGGAGATACAAACAGATACAGATTCAAGCTTCCATTTGACAGAGATCTGGGTTTACAGATTGGGCAGCACATAATAGTCAGGTTGTGCTtctattttagatttaaatttcAACCATAACTTAATAATGCTCTATCAATCTTTTCAAATTCTGTAATTTTTGTATTGATCTCCAGCTTTTTCAGCAGTCATGGCATTGTGACATCATAAACtactataaaaaaatgacatttaaccATTAAAAATTGTGAAGTCAAAAGACAAGGTCACATATAGGCTATGATAATATGCATTATGCAATACTAGCTTACAGAAATTTACCGTCATACCGAATATTTTATGTCAATGTCAAAACATAAAGATTCGGGAAACACATATaagacagacatgaaccaaagaCAACCATTGAACTACATACTGCTGACTTGAAACAGGCACACAAGCATTAGCCTTTCAAAAAGGGCTAAAGTCGACTCTTAGCTGATGAAAATGGAAAGCGCTCTCACTTTGTAGATTAATTCATTTACTAGAATAGCCACGtgcatcaatcaacaaattttaccaCACACCTGAGGTCACACATTATGAATTAGTACCggtatatatatcattaaacgTTGTTGTTTACCCCAGAAGATTCaactatttatagataaaagttaCCTGTGTAAAATATAATTGCTAATATAGAGAGAACAAATCCGATACTCTAAGGGACTGAAGGACATTTACTAGGTTTGGATTGTCCtaaccaatcaataaactttGATTATTCACGTCTCGTAATATCTTACAATCAGCTAGCAAGAAAAATTCACGCACTAACTGTTCATCGTTCAATTCTTACATATATCTGAGAGTACTAGCAGTTATTGACAGCTAATTCGTAGTCAcgaacaactatttttttttattatcttagtTATATCTTAAAACAtgcattcattttatatttatacagtattatgaggggggataggaggggtcctgatcccaaatTCCcagacttaaaaaaacaaaatccagaGGTCcagaatttaaataaagtaaatccgGACGTCccaaaatctgaaaaaaaggatTCCCAGATCACGAAAGGGTCAATTttgaaatcccgagcttaaaaagaCCCGATCctggagtcctgataaaggtcctatcccccctctattaaaagcaaaaaaaaaatgacattctTTTCATTCTGATATCTAATCTGGACTAAGTGCACACATTGGTAACTAACTAAATACGTTTTATTTCAGGGGAAGAAGTTTAAATGAAACAATTACAAGACAGTACACACCGATAACTGACATTACAACCTCTGGTTACTTTGATCTTCTAATAAAAGTATGTATCAATTTCGTATGGTGATAGAATGAAAGAATGCTGAAAAAATGTCTCAGCCtcttacatacatttgtatgatTCAGGGTATCCAGACTTAATGTTTTGCTTATTGTCTATGATCTATGGCATTCAGACTAGTGTCACCATTGTAGCAGGGCTATTTAACTTTAGGTCAGTAATATTAACCTGACACCTTTAGCTGGTCTGATTCAGAAATCGCAATAAAATAGTAATATTTGACTTGCAACCTATTTATTAGGGCATTCAAACTCTACTTCTGTAAACTATGGCCTTTCACCTCCAGTAATATTGGGGTCTTGTAGTAGGGTGTTTAGACTTGATTGCACCACGGGTAAATTATCACGTTGTAATTGGTTTTATACCGTCATGTAATTCGCCCTATGAACCTGTAGGGTGTTAGAAatttcatatggggttcatgaTGTCACATCTATTGTTGATATTGACGTCATCTTTCGATgttgtattattatttattgttctaCAAAAAACAGCAGAAAAAGTCCCATGTGTGATAAATTTGTTATACTATTCACTACTGAACCCCCCTGTACCATAGAGGGTGAGTAAAATCACTAGGAGATTCGGTTTCGGCCTTACCCCCGTTGTATTTTACTCGCCCTCTATAAATCTGTATGGGGTCAATAGttttatataacttataatgACATGTCATGTTTGTTATATATGCGTCTTTACTTACAGAAATTTCAAGATAATGAAAGAGAAATTCTGCACTCCCACAAGATTTAATCAATTTAACTAATGTCAATTGTTCTTTCTTATACGGTCTTCTTTTCTATTGAGAAGCATGAAAGTACATTGTAtgcatgtttttaatttaaaatcttaTTATGATCATTATAGTGCCTTTGAAACCTGACTTATAGATTAGGGTAAATATgttaaattaatttaacaaattgatattttcaacCATGGTTATAATAAAGCCTTTTCGGCATTTTGGAATTCAATTCATCAAGCTCACGAAATCTTGTATGACAAATCAGAAGTATGTTAAAGCTTTTTCGTTAACCAATTGTCTCAAATTTGTTTGACCTGTGGAAACTAGCAGTAGATCTGGTGAATTGTTGAAAGTATTTGGCAGATTTGTATAATTTGGAATTCTAAATCTTTCAGATTTACAGAGATGGAAAGATGTCAAAGATAATCAGGGACTGGAAAGTTGGAGATGAGGTAGAAATTAGAGGACCTTTTGGATCACTGGATTATTTCCCTGGAAAAGTAAATACACTTTATCAATTCTGGTTGTTTTTAATCCCCTACCGACCAAGTTGAAGAAGACTTTAGGTTAGCATTCTGTCCGTCCATCTCTCTGCTGTCTGTCTGTTCATCCATCCAGCAAATCAATTTCCACACTTGTTTTCTTCATtcagattttgatttgatatttgatattttgtatattgttttatcatgacaagttacagatcaagtttgaattttgtgttcaggtctgatgattttgtgcagagttataATCCTTGGACTTAGAGTTCactcaaataatcagttttccacacaTTTTTTCGTTATGCTTAAAGATatagatttgaaaatttgatatattttatatttcagtacAGATGTATACTGATGCTAGCTGTAGGTACAGGCATTGCTCCAATGTCTCAGGTTATACAAGGTATACTGAACAATGAAGAAGATGAAACGTTTATACACCTTCTCTATGGCTGTCACACTTATAAAGATATACTGATGAAGACAGAATTAGATGGGTGGGCAGGCTACTGGAATTTCTCTGTTACATATGCTTTAAACCAGGTTAGTATTAATCATGTCAGATAAAATGATCTTTGgcgttttaacttttttaattcaGGCATCACTGATAAGTTTTCTATAGATGAAAGGCATGTCTGGCATACAAATCAATAAATCTGGTTGAACAAATAAACCAGTTAAAACAATCcattgaaacaattcaattttttcttGATTGAAATTTTGCACTTATTTTTACACTGAAATGACCTGACTTTGTTATACTTTGAATAAGCAGACCTTCTACTTTATATTTCAGGAACAGGAGAAGAATTATCAATATGGAGATAAAGTTTGTGAGAGAAGAATTGATGAGACTTTGATACAACAGGAAATCAGTGGTAAAACTATGGATAAGTTCATGATTCTAATTTGTGGAACTAGGTCATTTGATGAGGATATAATGAAATGCTGTGATAATCTAGGATTTAATCAAAAACAGAtgtttaaattctaaataataatCTCACCTAAGATAACTGTTCACTGGTTTCATATGTTTACACGAAATTTAGGTTCTCAAGGGAGACAACTACATACTACTAATTGAAATGTGATTAACAACTTTTCGGAGGAAATATCTTATGAACTAGACCATTGACAAGTCTTTAATTACTTCTTTCCAACACCTTTAGGTCAACCAGTGTGTATTTTCTTGAAACAAAAAATTAGATTCTTGATGTTGATATCATTTGTAGgagaaaaacaaatgaacagattaattttaaacatgttttgacgATACACATTTGCTTtacattttctatataatattTATGAAGGTAAAACATAATATTGAGTTTGCAAACTTCTGTCTGTTATCCTTTGCTTTGCTTATAATGAAACACCTCCtagattttggtggggttcattttgctttgattttagttttctatgttgtgtttattatttgtctgtttttttctatttttagccatgcattgtcattataatttttatctatgagtatgactgtccctctggtatctttagtCCCTCTTCTATTACTATGATACAGAAAATAAATACTGCCAAGATTAtgtagagttatctcccctattCCATAAGACTATATTTATGGAATTTCTAATACATGTAgtagaaattagaaaaaaatgtaacttgAAGCTGCAAGAATTGTAACAGGgctacaaatatttaaaaataaaaataaaattaacggaaAAAAATGGATCTCTTCAGGACTATGGCAGAAAAAGAAAACtgcaaatgttttataaagCATGTAGCTGAAACGTCCCTAATTATCTTTGTAATTCCACCATAGATACAAAGAGCGAACAACAACATATCA is a genomic window of Mytilus trossulus isolate FHL-02 chromosome 1, PNRI_Mtr1.1.1.hap1, whole genome shotgun sequence containing:
- the LOC134698014 gene encoding NADH-cytochrome b5 reductase-like; protein product: MENIYKDPLPECSFTSSGKIVPVQQEKDTLITVENVELNDSAIDFPCKPEKPSDTDCCGSGCIPCVFDIYDQEIKIWEHECSRLRNKAAPGEDDLYKEKSMLSELEYRKFTISQVWPETGDTNRYRFKLPFDRDLGLQIGQHIIVRGRSLNETITRQYTPITDITTSGYFDLLIKIYRDGKMSKIIRDWKVGDEVEIRGPFGSLDYFPGKYRCILMLAVGTGIAPMSQVIQGILNNEEDETFIHLLYGCHTYKDILMKTELDGWAGYWNFSVTYALNQEQEKNYQYGDKVCERRIDETLIQQEISGKTMDKFMILICGTRSFDEDIMKCCDNLGFNQKQMFKF